A single genomic interval of Paludisphaera mucosa harbors:
- a CDS encoding cyclic GMP-AMP synthase DncV-like nucleotidyltransferase, whose product MDVEHEAFSRSLDIVIEHLDIPKSLYKKAADRHRSLGVWLLRPESLLAAYDPDVRPQGSFRFGTVNRPLRDGDEYDLDNVCVLKGLGRSTLTQRQLKELYGREIVGYAKAHDMLKPVTEHNRCWRLQYSDEVKFHLDTLPCVPEEPSGQLRVRSLGVAPELALRAVAITDKRDPNYERISPLWPSSNPRGFAVWFEGRAALGRAPAQFAIRASVEDVPPYEWKTTLQRSIQLLKRHRDVMYSDPEVADMAPISMIITNLAARAYEGETDIGLALRNIVEKMPNFINPERPRVPNPADPAEDYADKWARDPRLEKSFWEWHAAVRADIARLPAAVGDGSVKTRVKSAFRVDLTDGEVRRLTSTGSVTVAAVARTAPVLHIPSAPRPWGR is encoded by the coding sequence ATGGACGTGGAGCACGAAGCCTTCAGCCGCTCTCTCGATATCGTGATCGAGCACCTCGACATCCCGAAGTCTCTCTACAAGAAGGCCGCGGACCGACATCGGAGCCTGGGCGTGTGGCTCCTGCGGCCGGAATCTCTGCTCGCGGCCTACGATCCGGACGTCCGGCCCCAGGGCTCGTTTCGATTCGGCACGGTGAACCGGCCCTTGCGGGACGGCGACGAGTACGACCTCGACAACGTCTGCGTCCTGAAAGGGCTCGGCAGGTCGACGCTGACCCAGCGGCAGCTCAAGGAGCTCTACGGCCGCGAGATCGTGGGCTACGCGAAAGCCCACGACATGCTGAAGCCCGTCACCGAGCACAACCGGTGCTGGCGGCTTCAGTATTCGGACGAGGTGAAGTTCCACCTGGACACGCTGCCCTGCGTGCCCGAGGAACCGTCCGGGCAGCTCCGCGTTCGGAGCCTCGGGGTGGCGCCCGAACTGGCCCTGAGGGCCGTCGCCATCACCGACAAGCGGGATCCGAACTACGAGAGGATTTCGCCCCTCTGGCCCAGCAGCAACCCGCGGGGCTTCGCCGTCTGGTTCGAGGGCCGGGCCGCCCTGGGCCGGGCTCCCGCTCAGTTCGCGATCCGTGCGTCGGTCGAAGACGTGCCCCCGTACGAGTGGAAGACGACGCTCCAGCGGAGCATCCAGCTCCTGAAGCGGCACCGCGACGTGATGTACAGCGACCCGGAGGTCGCCGACATGGCCCCGATCTCGATGATCATCACGAACCTTGCGGCCCGTGCGTACGAGGGCGAGACCGACATCGGCCTGGCCCTGCGGAACATCGTCGAGAAGATGCCGAACTTCATCAACCCTGAGAGGCCTCGGGTGCCCAACCCGGCCGATCCGGCGGAGGACTACGCCGACAAGTGGGCCCGCGACCCGCGCCTGGAGAAGAGCTTCTGGGAGTGGCACGCGGCGGTTCGGGCCGACATTGCGCGGCTACCGGCCGCCGTCGGCGACGGCTCCGTGAAGACGCGAGTGAAGTCGGCCTTCAGGGTGGACCTCACAGACGGCGAGGTCCGCCGGTTGACCTCGACCGGCTCTGTCACAGTCGCCGCGGTGGCGAGGACCGCCCCGGTGCTCCACATCCCGTCCGCGCCGCGGCCGTGGGGACGGTGA
- a CDS encoding SAVED domain-containing protein produces the protein MREETSRTIKRPVESMLWGRAAGRCEFSGCNKILSRSSVTQEQVNTSQKAHIYSFKAAGPRGHDEITEEELNDVGNLILVCHECHRKIDQHQDGGRYQATLLRRMKAGHERRIEIVTGIDPGRRSNVLFYGANVGEQGAPFDFNEAAAAMFPDRYPAEASPIALGLTDSSLQDKSPEFWGSEARHLATRFDQRVRERVSQREIDHLSVFALAPQPLLVLLGTLLGDIAPVDVYQRHREPTTWSWPTSAAPLPFEVREPESFDGPPALVLALSATVTPDRIQAVLGADARIWSVTVAQPGNDVIKAREHLARFRTVLRGLFDRIKAVHGHTTTLHVFPVVSVSAAVEFGRSRMPKADMTWCIYDQNNEPGGFVPTINIPLGGDL, from the coding sequence GTGAGGGAAGAGACGAGCCGGACGATCAAGCGGCCGGTCGAGTCGATGCTTTGGGGCCGGGCCGCGGGGCGGTGCGAGTTCTCCGGATGCAACAAGATCCTCTCCCGGTCGTCGGTGACCCAGGAGCAGGTCAACACGAGCCAGAAGGCCCACATATATTCGTTCAAGGCGGCCGGGCCTCGGGGCCATGACGAGATCACCGAAGAGGAGCTGAACGACGTCGGCAACCTCATCCTCGTCTGCCACGAGTGCCACCGGAAGATCGATCAGCACCAGGACGGGGGCCGCTACCAGGCGACGCTCCTCAGGCGGATGAAGGCCGGCCACGAGCGGCGAATCGAGATCGTCACCGGGATCGACCCCGGTCGTCGGAGTAACGTCCTCTTCTACGGGGCGAACGTCGGCGAGCAGGGCGCGCCCTTCGATTTCAACGAGGCGGCCGCGGCGATGTTCCCCGACCGCTACCCCGCCGAGGCGAGCCCGATCGCCTTGGGGCTCACCGACAGCTCGCTCCAGGACAAATCCCCCGAGTTCTGGGGAAGCGAGGCGAGACACCTCGCGACCCGATTCGACCAGAGGGTCCGCGAGCGGGTGTCGCAGCGGGAGATCGACCACCTGTCCGTGTTCGCCCTCGCCCCGCAGCCGCTCCTCGTGCTCCTGGGGACCCTCCTCGGCGACATCGCGCCCGTCGACGTCTACCAGCGTCACCGCGAGCCGACGACCTGGTCGTGGCCGACCTCCGCCGCCCCCCTGCCCTTCGAGGTCCGCGAGCCCGAGTCGTTCGACGGCCCTCCGGCCCTCGTCCTCGCCCTCAGTGCCACGGTGACCCCCGACCGGATTCAAGCGGTGCTGGGGGCCGACGCCCGCATCTGGAGCGTGACGGTCGCCCAGCCGGGGAACGACGTCATCAAGGCGAGGGAGCACCTGGCGCGGTTCCGGACCGTCCTGCGGGGGCTGTTCGATCGCATCAAGGCCGTTCACGGCCATACGACCACGCTTCACGTGTTCCCGGTCGTGTCCGTGTCCGCTGCGGTCGAATTCGGGCGGTCCCGCATGCCCAAGGCCGACATGACGTGGTGCATCTACGACCAGAACAACGAGCCCGGCGGCTTCGTGCCGACGATCAACATCCCCCTCGGAGGAGACCTGTAA
- a CDS encoding RNA polymerase sigma factor: MTEPSIAGRADGPTTDDGSEPSDDVLLARTSDKSDESSCRAAWGMFYGRHAEYLYGVCMPAYRTKLGETGVGDLVAETFLKVYDKAAATYQPARDGDADYRRQRVRAWLGTIAKNLVRDILRGRKRLPASHLEHDEWRDVPEHDQSPQSTSTEEVSRAMEQVLSEREQDVLRVTFHWHDPTKDRQKLPNEAVDELARLWNLKPDNIRQIRRRALQKLKAALPPDVSADASGR, encoded by the coding sequence ATGACCGAGCCGAGTATTGCGGGACGGGCCGACGGGCCGACGACCGACGACGGGAGTGAGCCGTCGGACGACGTCCTCCTTGCCCGGACCTCGGACAAGTCGGACGAGTCGTCCTGCCGGGCGGCTTGGGGGATGTTCTACGGGCGGCACGCCGAGTACCTCTACGGTGTCTGCATGCCCGCTTATCGAACAAAACTGGGGGAGACCGGCGTCGGGGATCTCGTCGCCGAGACCTTCCTCAAGGTGTACGACAAGGCCGCCGCGACCTACCAGCCGGCCAGGGACGGTGATGCTGATTACCGGCGGCAGCGGGTCCGTGCGTGGTTGGGGACCATCGCGAAGAACCTGGTGCGCGACATCCTCCGGGGCCGCAAACGGCTGCCCGCGTCCCACCTCGAACACGATGAGTGGCGGGACGTACCCGAGCACGACCAGAGCCCGCAGTCGACTTCGACCGAGGAAGTCAGCCGGGCCATGGAGCAGGTCCTCAGCGAGCGGGAGCAGGATGTACTGCGGGTCACCTTCCATTGGCACGATCCGACGAAGGACCGCCAGAAGCTCCCGAATGAGGCCGTGGACGAACTCGCGCGACTCTGGAACCTGAAGCCCGACAACATCCGGCAGATCCGGAGACGGGCCCTTCAGAAGCTCAAGGCCGCCCTTCCGCCCGATGTGTCTGCGGATGCCAGCGGGAGGTAG